One window of Uloborus diversus isolate 005 chromosome 3, Udiv.v.3.1, whole genome shotgun sequence genomic DNA carries:
- the LOC129218464 gene encoding sulfotransferase 1C4-like codes for MAECPENRLSGMKTFEFAGFQFPLSSLITAESIQKYFAVRTQPNDVFISSYPKCDSNSVDLILWNLLFPEQKVQELNNLTNRHLPCMEMTIAEGYLKNMLQQAMKYNKPRLFKTYLPFRLIPIYKRAKYIYVVRTPWDVCASYYRFLRQLECVGDSFEDFSEDFLAGNVAYGSIFDHVEPWVKLVGTDNILIISYEHVQHNPRSAMFTIAAFLGDMYLKNLADIPDYENNILRSLNWDQTKKCTSDQTDPPLVKTIADAVLLKEKSGVKVIKKPTLTFSQLKIVAEKVSETFPGVSIEQLWLNLLKKKLAMLSKE; via the coding sequence ATGGCAGAATGTCCTGAGAATAGATTGAGTGGGATGAAAACCTTTGAATTTGCTGGATTTCAGTTTCCATTGTCGTCACTCATAACAGCAGAATCAATCCAAAAATACTTCGCTGTTCGTACGCAaccaaatgatgtttttatttcgtCATATCCGAAATGTGATAGCAATTCTGTGGACTTGATTCTTTGGAATCTATTGTTCCCTGAGCAGAAAGTTCAAGAACTGAATAATCTAACTAACCGGCATCTACCATGCATGGAAATGACTATTGCTGAGggttatttgaaaaatatgctacaacAAGCTATGAAGTACAATAAACCAAGACTTTTTAAGACTTATCTACCTTTCCGGCTCATTCCGATTTACAAGAGAGCTAAATACATTTATGTTGTAAGAACTCCATGGGATGTTTGTGCATCATATTATAGGTTTCTTCGTCAACTGGAGTGTGTAGGTGATTCATTTGAAGACTTCTCTGAAGATTTTTTAGCTGGAAATGTTGCTTATGGAAGTATTTTTGATCATGTTGAACCTTGGGTAAAATTGGTAGgaactgataatattttaataattagttatgAACATGTGCAGCACAATCCACGAAGCGCTATGTTTACAATCGCTGCTTTTCTGGGTGATATGTATTTAAAGAACCTGGCAGACATTCCAGATTATGAAAACAACATTCTCCGATCTCTAAATTGGGATCAAACGAAAAAGTGCACATCGGATCAAACGGATCCACCATTAGTCAAAACGATTGCTGATGCGGTATTGTTGAAAGAAAAATCTGGTGTTAAAGTAATAAAGAAACCAACGCTCACGTTTTCACAGCTTAAAATTgtagctgaaaaagtttctgaaacCTTTCCTGGTGTGAGTATTGAACAGTTATGGCTCAATTTGCTAAAGAAAAAGTTAGCCATGCTTTCTAAGGAATAG